Proteins encoded by one window of Lutibacter sp. A64:
- the rpoB gene encoding DNA-directed RNA polymerase subunit beta: MASKNFTERINFASAKLVTEYPDFLDIQVKSFQDFFQLKTKADERSTEGLYKTFLDNFPITDTRNQFVLEFIDYFVDPPRYSIQECIERGLTYCVPLKARLKLYCTDPEHEDFETIVQDVYLGTIPYMTNSGTFVINGAERVVVSQLHRSPGVFFGQSFHANGTKLYSARVIPFKGSWIEFATDINQVMYAYIDRKKKLPVTTLFRAIGYERDKDILEIFDLAEEIKVSKSGLKKVLGRKLAARVLKTWFEDFVDEDTGEVVSIERNEIVLDRDTILEKEQIEEIIESGARTILLHKEDNEMADYAIIHNTLQKDPTNSEKEAVEHIYRQLRNAEPPDFETAKGIIDKLFFSEQRYNLGEVGRYRMNKKLGLNEDINQKVLTKLDIITIIKNLIKLVNSKAEVDDIDHLSNRRVRTVGEQLASQFGVGLSRMARTIRERMNVRDNEVFTPIDLINAKTLSSVINSFFGTNQLSQFMDQTNPLAEITHKRRLSALGPGGLSRERAGFEVRDVHYTHYGRLCPIETPEGPNIGLISSLAVFAKVNNLGFIETPYREVIDGNVNISEEPRYLSAEEEEGMKFAQSNLPLDDSGKFTDEKIIVREEADYPVVEPSMVNFMDVAPNQIASISASLIPFLEHDDANRALMGSNMMRQAVPLLKPESPIVGTGLELRVAKDSRILMNAEGPGVVEYVDANTITIKYDKTDEDRMVSFEGDSKSYNLIKFRKTNQGTSINLKPIVQKGDRVEEGQVLCEGYATEKGELALGRNMKVAFMPWKGYNFEDAIVISEKVVKEDIFTSIHIDEYSLEVRDTKLGAEELTNDIPNVSEEATKDLDENGMIRIGAEVKPGDILIGKITPKGESDPTPEEKLLRAIFGDKAGDVKDASLKASPSLRGVVIDKKLFERAVKDKSKRAQDKVSIANLESKYTAKLEDLRSVLIEKLFTLVSGKTSQGVLNDLGEEILIKGKKFTLKMLNAVPDFNYLTKGVWTTDDHINMLVTELIHNYKIKVNDLQGALRREKFTVSVGDELPAGILKLAKIYIAKKRKLKVGDKMAGRHGNKGIVARIVRQEDMPFLEDGTPVDIVLNPLGVPSRMNIGQIYETVLGWAGQKLGTKYATPIFDGASIDEITKITDKAGVPQYGHTYLYDGGTGERFDQKATVGVIYMIKLGHMIDDKMHARSIGPYSLITQQPLGGKAQFGGQRFGEMEVWALEAYGASSTLREILTVKSDDVMGRAKTYEAIVKGDAMPEPGLPESFNVLMHELRGLGLDVRLEE, encoded by the coding sequence TTGGCATCAAAAAATTTCACCGAAAGAATAAACTTTGCATCAGCTAAATTGGTAACTGAATATCCAGATTTTTTAGATATTCAGGTTAAATCGTTTCAAGATTTTTTCCAATTAAAAACTAAAGCTGACGAACGAAGTACCGAAGGCTTATATAAAACCTTCCTTGACAACTTCCCAATTACAGATACTCGTAACCAATTTGTGTTAGAGTTTATAGATTACTTTGTAGATCCTCCTCGATATTCTATTCAAGAATGTATAGAGAGAGGTCTTACTTATTGTGTGCCTTTAAAAGCACGCTTAAAGTTGTACTGTACAGATCCTGAACATGAAGATTTTGAAACTATTGTTCAAGATGTGTATTTAGGTACAATTCCTTATATGACAAATAGTGGTACTTTTGTTATTAATGGAGCTGAAAGAGTTGTAGTTTCTCAATTACACCGTTCTCCTGGAGTATTCTTTGGACAATCATTCCACGCAAACGGAACAAAATTATATTCTGCAAGAGTAATTCCTTTTAAAGGTTCTTGGATAGAGTTTGCAACTGATATCAATCAAGTAATGTATGCTTATATTGATAGAAAGAAAAAATTACCAGTAACTACATTGTTTAGAGCAATTGGTTACGAAAGAGATAAAGATATTCTTGAAATTTTTGATCTTGCTGAAGAAATTAAAGTTTCTAAAAGCGGTCTAAAAAAAGTATTAGGTAGAAAATTAGCTGCACGTGTATTAAAAACTTGGTTTGAAGACTTTGTTGATGAAGATACAGGAGAGGTTGTTTCTATTGAAAGAAATGAAATTGTATTAGATAGAGATACAATTTTAGAAAAAGAACAAATAGAAGAAATTATAGAGTCTGGAGCTAGAACCATTTTACTTCATAAAGAAGATAATGAAATGGCAGATTATGCAATTATTCATAACACGCTACAAAAAGATCCAACAAACTCTGAAAAAGAAGCTGTTGAACATATATACAGACAATTACGTAATGCTGAACCGCCAGATTTTGAAACTGCGAAAGGTATTATAGATAAACTATTCTTTTCTGAACAACGTTATAACTTAGGTGAAGTTGGACGTTACAGAATGAATAAAAAACTTGGTCTAAACGAAGATATAAATCAAAAAGTTTTAACAAAATTAGATATTATTACCATAATCAAAAACTTGATTAAATTGGTAAATTCTAAAGCTGAAGTAGATGATATTGACCACTTATCTAACCGTCGTGTTAGAACTGTTGGTGAACAATTAGCTAGTCAGTTTGGTGTTGGTTTATCTCGTATGGCTCGTACCATTCGTGAACGTATGAATGTTCGTGATAATGAGGTGTTTACACCTATTGATTTAATTAATGCTAAAACATTATCATCAGTAATTAATTCATTCTTTGGAACCAATCAGTTATCTCAATTTATGGATCAAACTAATCCATTAGCAGAGATTACACACAAACGTAGATTATCAGCATTAGGACCTGGAGGTTTATCTAGAGAAAGAGCCGGATTTGAGGTGCGTGATGTTCACTATACACATTACGGGCGTTTATGTCCAATTGAAACACCTGAGGGGCCAAATATTGGTTTAATTTCATCTTTAGCAGTATTTGCAAAAGTAAATAACTTAGGGTTTATTGAAACTCCATATAGAGAGGTTATTGATGGAAATGTTAATATTTCTGAAGAACCTAGATATTTAAGTGCTGAAGAAGAGGAAGGAATGAAATTTGCACAGTCAAATTTACCTTTAGATGATTCTGGTAAATTTACTGATGAAAAAATTATTGTTCGTGAAGAAGCAGATTATCCGGTTGTTGAACCTTCTATGGTTAACTTTATGGATGTTGCTCCTAATCAAATAGCTTCTATATCTGCATCTTTAATTCCATTTTTGGAACATGATGATGCGAATAGAGCATTGATGGGATCGAATATGATGCGTCAGGCTGTACCTTTATTAAAACCAGAGTCACCAATTGTTGGTACTGGTTTAGAATTAAGAGTCGCTAAAGATTCACGTATTTTAATGAATGCTGAAGGGCCAGGAGTCGTAGAATATGTAGATGCAAATACTATTACTATTAAATACGATAAGACAGATGAAGATCGTATGGTTAGTTTTGAAGGTGATAGTAAATCATATAACCTAATTAAATTTAGAAAAACAAATCAAGGAACTTCTATTAATCTAAAACCTATTGTTCAAAAAGGAGATAGAGTAGAAGAAGGACAAGTACTTTGTGAAGGTTATGCAACAGAAAAAGGAGAATTAGCACTTGGTAGAAATATGAAAGTAGCCTTTATGCCTTGGAAAGGGTATAACTTTGAGGATGCGATTGTAATTTCTGAAAAAGTGGTAAAAGAAGATATATTTACTTCTATCCATATTGATGAGTATTCTTTAGAAGTTAGAGATACAAAATTAGGAGCAGAAGAATTAACTAATGATATTCCTAATGTTTCAGAAGAGGCTACTAAAGACTTAGATGAGAATGGAATGATTAGAATTGGAGCTGAAGTTAAACCTGGAGATATTTTAATTGGTAAAATTACTCCAAAAGGTGAATCAGACCCTACTCCTGAAGAAAAATTATTAAGAGCTATCTTTGGTGATAAAGCTGGTGATGTAAAAGATGCATCTTTAAAAGCTTCTCCATCATTAAGGGGGGTAGTAATTGATAAAAAATTATTTGAAAGAGCTGTTAAAGATAAATCTAAACGAGCTCAAGATAAAGTTAGTATTGCTAATTTAGAAAGTAAATATACTGCTAAATTAGAAGATTTAAGATCTGTTCTTATTGAAAAATTATTTACTTTAGTTAGTGGAAAAACTTCTCAAGGTGTATTAAATGACCTTGGTGAGGAAATACTAATAAAGGGTAAGAAATTTACTTTAAAGATGTTAAATGCTGTTCCAGACTTTAATTATTTAACCAAAGGTGTTTGGACTACAGATGATCATATTAATATGCTTGTTACAGAATTAATTCACAATTATAAAATTAAAGTGAATGATTTACAAGGAGCTCTGAGACGTGAGAAATTTACTGTTTCTGTTGGAGATGAATTACCTGCAGGAATTTTAAAACTTGCTAAAATTTATATCGCTAAAAAACGTAAGTTAAAAGTGGGTGATAAAATGGCAGGTCGTCACGGAAATAAAGGTATTGTTGCACGTATTGTTCGTCAAGAAGATATGCCTTTCTTAGAAGATGGTACCCCAGTAGATATAGTGCTAAACCCACTTGGTGTACCTTCTCGTATGAATATTGGTCAAATTTATGAAACTGTTCTAGGTTGGGCAGGTCAAAAATTAGGAACCAAATATGCAACACCAATATTTGATGGAGCAAGTATTGATGAAATTACTAAAATAACTGACAAAGCAGGTGTACCACAATACGGTCATACATATTTATATGATGGAGGTACAGGAGAACGTTTTGACCAAAAAGCAACGGTAGGTGTAATTTATATGATTAAACTAGGTCATATGATTGATGATAAAATGCACGCACGTTCTATAGGTCCTTACTCATTAATTACACAACAACCATTAGGTGGTAAAGCACAATTTGGAGGTCAACGTTTTGGTGAGATGGAGGTTTGGGCACTTGAGGCTTATGGTGCTTCTAGTACATTACGTGAAATTTTAACTGTAAAATCTGATGATGTTATGGGTAGAGCTAAGACGTATGAGGCCATTGTAAAAGGTGATGCTATGCCAGAACCTGGATTGCCAGAATCATTTAACGTATTAATGCACGAACTTAGAGGTCTTGGATTAGACGTTAGATTAGAAGAATAA
- the rpoC gene encoding DNA-directed RNA polymerase subunit beta' codes for MARKTDKYTVKKFNKISIGLSSPEAILEKSNGEVLKPETINYRTHKPERDGLFCERIFGPIKDYECACGKYKRIRYKGIVCDRCGVEVTEKKVRRDRVGHINLVVPVAHIWYFKSLPNKMGYLLGLPSKKLDMIIYYERYVVIQPAGAKNAEGEPLQKMDFLTEEEYLDILETFPVENQYLDDSDPDKFIAKMGAACLIDLFNRIDLDELSYELRHKANTETSKQRKTEALKRLNVVESFRDANKNRENRPEWMIMKVIPVTPPELRPLVPLDGGRFATSDLNDLYRRVIIRNNRLKRLVEIKAPEVILRNEKRMLQESVDSLFDNTRKSSAVKTESNRPLKSLSDSLKGKQGRFRQNLLGKRVDYSARSVIVVGPELKLYECGLPKDMAAELYKPFVIRKLIERGIVKTVKSAKKIIDKREPVVWDILENVLKGHPVMLNRAPTLHRLGIQAFQPKLIEGKAIQLHPLVCTAFNADFDGDQMAVHLPLGPEAILECQLLMLASHNILNPANGAPVTVPSQDMVLGLYYMTKERKSTPEHKIKGEGLTFYSPQEVTIAFNEKAVDLNASIKVKTKDFDDEGVLVDQIIETTVGRVLFNEVVPEAAGYVNEVLNKKSLRDIIGYILKVTDVPTTGKFLDDMKSMGYSFAFRGGLSFSLGDIIIPPEKVDMIATANAQVDNIMANYNMGMLTNKERYNQVIDIWGSTNNRLTELSMKRLREDQQGFNSVFMMLDSGARGSKEQIRQLTGMRGLMAKPKKSTASGGEIIENPILSNFKEGLSILEYFISTHGARKGLADTALKTADAGYLTRRLVDVSQDVIVNEHDCGTLRGLVVQPLKKNDEIVESLGERIVGRVSLHDVSDPITEEILVHSGELITPEIAKIIESSAVDSVEVRSALTCEAKKGICAQCYGNSLSTNKMVQIGEAVGVVAAQSIGEPGTQLTLRTFHVGGVAGNISENNKLISKFAGKAQIEDLRTVAGTDSDGTPIDIVISRTSEVKIIDEKSGLTLSANNIPYGSTVYIADGEKVKKNDVMCKWDPFNGVIVSEFAGTIQFENIEKGLNYLVEIDEQTGFQEKVIIESKNKKTIPTLLLKDDNDNVIRSYNLPVGAHLIVEDGDKIASGMIIVKIPRKSGRSGDITGGLPRVTELFEARNPSNPAVVSQIDGVVSFGKIKRGNREIIVESKLGDVKKYLIKLSNQILVQENDFIKAGMPLSEGAVTPNDILNIEGPAKVQEYLVNEIQEVYRLQGVKINDKHFEVVVRQMMRKVRIIDSGDTLFLENQLIHKNDFIEQNDNIYGMKVVENAGDSTNLKEGQIVTPRQLRDENSVLRREDKALVEARDAKPATAEQILQGITRASLQTKSFISAASFQETTKVLNEAAVSGKVDDLEGLKENVIVGKRIPAGTGMRIYDNIIVGSQEEMDSNL; via the coding sequence ATGGCAAGAAAAACTGATAAATACACTGTAAAAAAGTTTAATAAAATTTCAATTGGTTTATCATCTCCAGAAGCAATTCTAGAGAAATCAAACGGAGAAGTATTAAAACCAGAAACTATAAATTATCGTACGCATAAACCAGAAAGAGATGGTTTGTTTTGTGAACGAATTTTTGGACCTATAAAAGATTATGAATGTGCTTGTGGTAAATACAAGAGAATTCGTTATAAAGGTATTGTTTGTGACCGTTGTGGTGTAGAAGTTACAGAAAAAAAAGTACGTAGAGATAGAGTAGGACATATTAATTTAGTTGTTCCTGTAGCTCATATTTGGTACTTTAAATCATTACCTAACAAAATGGGATACCTTTTAGGTTTACCATCTAAAAAGTTAGATATGATTATTTACTACGAACGTTATGTAGTAATACAACCTGCAGGAGCAAAAAATGCAGAAGGAGAACCATTGCAAAAAATGGACTTCTTAACTGAAGAAGAATATTTAGATATTTTAGAAACTTTTCCAGTTGAAAATCAATATTTAGATGATAGTGACCCAGATAAGTTTATCGCTAAAATGGGTGCTGCTTGTTTAATCGATTTATTTAATAGAATTGATTTAGACGAATTATCTTATGAATTGCGTCATAAAGCAAACACAGAAACATCTAAACAACGTAAAACAGAAGCATTAAAAAGATTAAACGTAGTTGAATCTTTTAGAGATGCTAATAAAAATAGAGAAAACCGTCCAGAATGGATGATAATGAAAGTAATTCCGGTAACACCACCAGAATTACGTCCATTAGTGCCATTAGATGGTGGTAGATTTGCAACATCAGATTTAAATGATTTATACAGAAGGGTAATTATTAGAAACAATCGTTTAAAACGTTTGGTTGAAATAAAAGCACCAGAAGTAATTTTACGTAATGAAAAACGTATGTTACAAGAATCTGTAGATTCATTATTTGACAATACTCGTAAATCTTCAGCTGTAAAAACAGAATCTAATCGTCCATTAAAATCATTATCAGATTCATTAAAAGGTAAGCAAGGACGTTTCCGTCAAAACTTACTTGGTAAACGTGTTGATTATTCTGCACGTTCTGTAATTGTTGTTGGACCAGAATTAAAATTATACGAATGTGGATTGCCAAAAGATATGGCAGCTGAATTGTACAAACCTTTTGTTATTAGAAAATTAATAGAAAGGGGTATTGTAAAAACAGTAAAATCTGCTAAGAAAATTATAGATAAAAGAGAACCAGTTGTATGGGATATCTTAGAGAATGTTTTAAAAGGACATCCTGTAATGTTAAACCGTGCACCTACGTTACACAGATTGGGTATACAAGCTTTCCAACCAAAATTAATTGAAGGAAAAGCAATCCAATTACACCCATTGGTATGTACGGCATTTAACGCCGATTTTGATGGGGATCAAATGGCGGTTCACTTACCATTAGGACCTGAGGCTATTTTAGAGTGTCAGTTATTAATGTTAGCATCACATAATATATTAAATCCAGCAAATGGAGCACCAGTAACAGTTCCTTCTCAGGATATGGTACTTGGTTTATATTATATGACTAAAGAAAGAAAATCTACTCCAGAACATAAAATTAAAGGAGAAGGTTTAACTTTTTACTCTCCGCAAGAAGTAACAATAGCTTTTAACGAAAAAGCTGTAGACTTAAATGCAAGTATTAAAGTTAAAACTAAAGACTTTGATGATGAAGGAGTTTTGGTTGACCAAATTATTGAAACTACTGTTGGTAGAGTTTTATTTAATGAAGTTGTACCAGAAGCTGCAGGTTATGTAAATGAAGTATTAAATAAAAAATCATTAAGAGACATTATTGGTTACATTTTAAAAGTAACCGATGTTCCTACTACTGGAAAATTCTTAGATGATATGAAATCAATGGGATATAGTTTTGCATTCCGTGGTGGTTTATCATTTAGTTTGGGAGATATTATTATTCCTCCAGAAAAAGTTGATATGATTGCAACTGCAAATGCTCAAGTTGACAATATTATGGCTAACTATAATATGGGTATGTTAACAAATAAAGAGCGTTACAACCAGGTAATTGATATTTGGGGTTCTACAAACAACCGTTTAACAGAACTATCAATGAAACGTTTGCGTGAAGATCAACAAGGGTTTAACTCTGTATTTATGATGCTTGATTCTGGTGCAAGGGGTTCTAAAGAACAAATTCGTCAGTTAACAGGTATGCGTGGATTAATGGCGAAACCTAAAAAATCTACAGCAAGTGGTGGAGAAATTATTGAAAATCCAATTCTTTCTAACTTTAAAGAAGGTTTATCAATTCTTGAATACTTTATTTCTACTCACGGTGCTCGTAAAGGTTTAGCGGATACAGCATTGAAAACTGCCGATGCAGGTTATTTAACACGTCGTTTAGTTGATGTTTCTCAAGATGTTATTGTAAACGAACACGATTGTGGTACTTTAAGAGGATTGGTTGTTCAACCACTTAAAAAGAATGATGAGATAGTTGAGTCGTTAGGTGAAAGAATTGTAGGTCGTGTATCATTACATGATGTTTCAGACCCTATTACTGAAGAAATATTAGTACATTCAGGTGAATTAATTACACCTGAAATTGCAAAAATAATTGAAAGCTCTGCAGTTGATAGTGTAGAAGTTCGTTCTGCATTAACTTGTGAAGCTAAAAAAGGTATTTGTGCACAGTGTTATGGAAATAGCTTGTCTACAAATAAAATGGTTCAAATTGGAGAAGCTGTGGGTGTTGTAGCCGCACAATCTATTGGAGAACCAGGTACACAGTTAACATTAAGAACTTTCCACGTTGGTGGGGTTGCAGGTAATATTTCAGAAAATAATAAGTTAATTTCTAAATTTGCGGGTAAAGCTCAAATTGAAGATTTAAGAACTGTTGCAGGTACAGACTCTGACGGAACTCCTATTGATATTGTTATTTCTAGAACATCAGAAGTAAAAATTATTGATGAGAAATCTGGATTAACATTAAGTGCAAATAACATTCCTTATGGTTCAACTGTATATATTGCAGATGGAGAAAAAGTTAAGAAAAACGATGTTATGTGTAAATGGGATCCATTTAACGGTGTTATTGTTTCAGAATTTGCAGGAACTATTCAGTTTGAAAATATTGAAAAAGGTCTTAATTACCTTGTAGAAATTGATGAACAAACTGGTTTCCAAGAAAAAGTAATTATTGAATCTAAAAATAAAAAGACTATTCCTACATTATTATTGAAAGATGATAATGATAATGTAATTAGATCGTATAACCTACCTGTAGGTGCGCATTTAATTGTTGAAGATGGCGATAAAATTGCATCAGGAATGATAATCGTTAAAATTCCTCGTAAATCAGGACGATCTGGTGATATTACAGGAGGTTTACCACGTGTAACAGAATTATTTGAAGCACGTAATCCTTCTAATCCAGCTGTTGTTTCTCAAATTGATGGAGTTGTATCTTTTGGAAAAATTAAACGTGGTAATAGAGAAATTATAGTTGAATCTAAATTAGGAGATGTTAAAAAGTATTTAATAAAACTTTCTAATCAAATTCTAGTTCAAGAGAATGACTTTATTAAAGCTGGTATGCCACTTTCTGAAGGAGCTGTTACACCAAATGATATTTTAAATATTGAAGGACCTGCTAAAGTTCAGGAATATTTAGTAAATGAAATTCAAGAGGTGTACCGTTTACAAGGGGTGAAAATTAATGACAAACACTTTGAAGTTGTTGTACGTCAAATGATGCGTAAAGTTAGAATTATTGATTCTGGAGATACATTATTCTTAGAAAATCAATTAATTCATAAAAATGACTTTATTGAGCAAAATGACAATATTTATGGAATGAAAGTTGTTGAAAATGCAGGAGATTCTACCAATTTAAAAGAAGGTCAAATTGTTACACCGCGTCAATTAAGAGATGAAAACTCTGTATTACGTAGAGAAGATAAAGCCTTAGTTGAAGCTAGAGATGCAAAACCAGCTACAGCAGAACAAATTTTACAAGGTATTACAAGAGCATCTTTACAAACTAAATCGTTTATTTCTGCAGCTTCCTTCCAGGAAACTACAAAAGTATTAAACGAAGCCGCTGTAAGTGGTAAAGTTGATGATTTAGAAGGGTTAAAAGAAAATGTAATTGTAGGTAAACGTATTCCTGCAGGTACAGGTATGAGAATATATGATAATATTATTGTAGGTTCTCAAGAAGAAATGGATTCAAACCTTTAA
- a CDS encoding DUF3467 domain-containing protein has product MSDQKPKKEGQINIELDDKTAEGTYSNLAIINHSVSEFIVDFVSVMPGQPKAKVKSRIILTPQHAKRLVKALADNVHRFEQSHGEIKDYEQPPIPMNFGPTGEA; this is encoded by the coding sequence ATGAGTGATCAAAAACCTAAAAAAGAAGGACAAATTAATATTGAATTAGATGATAAAACTGCTGAAGGAACTTATTCTAACTTAGCAATTATTAATCATTCTGTTTCAGAATTTATTGTAGATTTTGTTAGTGTAATGCCGGGGCAACCTAAGGCTAAAGTAAAATCGAGAATAATACTTACTCCTCAGCACGCTAAGAGGTTGGTAAAAGCTTTAGCTGATAATGTGCATAGGTTTGAACAAAGTCACGGAGAAATTAAAGATTATGAGCAGCCTCCAATACCAATGAATTTTGGTCCTACAGGCGAAGCATAA
- a CDS encoding aminotransferase-like domain-containing protein → MIDSPVSTLFKQLINLDKSESQPLYLQASRQIINAVQRNYLTKGTNLPGTRVLSQLLNIHRNTAVAIYEELASQGWVEIISNKGTFILEPEQKTAKIKATSQKINERYTYAKTTGFPFQNSFHLASTVQVTNAKYSINDGKPDLRLHPVHQFTRWYSAAMKRKTLINKWNRSYDFDSSLFLTQLCNYLNATRGFHISPNNLINTRSTEMSLYVVSQLLLKQNDVILVGQLSNYAANMIFQQTGAQIKTVPVDVNGLDVDYIKKNFVKNSIRCIYICTHRDYPTTVSLSAERRLALLQLAKKYKFAIIEDDYDYDFQFEGSARLPMASSDAGGMIIYLGKIGQSLFPSFQTGFVIAPEDLILEARNYLELLDKQGDLIQEQMLFELINEGEIYRLTKKNIVIYKKRRAILCKLLTQYFSTIAQWNVPSGGLAMWLQFSPKISLLKLAKEAEKNDLFLPKTILYQNKNTCAIRFGFGHLNEIEIEIVIKKLKTAYNNILLK, encoded by the coding sequence ATGATAGATAGTCCGGTTAGTACACTTTTTAAACAGCTAATTAATTTAGATAAATCTGAATCGCAACCGCTATATTTACAAGCCTCGAGACAAATTATAAATGCCGTACAGCGCAATTATCTAACCAAAGGAACAAATCTTCCAGGAACTCGTGTATTAAGTCAGTTATTAAACATCCATAGAAATACAGCTGTTGCAATCTACGAAGAATTAGCCTCACAAGGCTGGGTTGAAATTATATCTAATAAAGGCACATTTATTTTAGAACCAGAACAAAAAACGGCTAAAATAAAAGCAACTTCTCAAAAAATAAATGAAAGGTATACCTATGCTAAAACAACAGGATTTCCATTTCAAAATTCCTTTCATTTAGCTTCAACTGTTCAAGTAACAAACGCCAAGTATTCTATTAATGATGGAAAACCAGATTTACGTTTGCATCCAGTTCATCAATTTACAAGGTGGTACAGCGCTGCTATGAAACGAAAAACATTAATTAATAAATGGAATAGATCTTATGATTTTGACAGTTCATTATTTCTAACGCAATTATGCAATTACTTAAATGCAACCAGAGGTTTTCATATTAGCCCAAACAACCTAATAAATACACGTAGCACAGAAATGAGTTTGTACGTAGTATCTCAACTCTTACTAAAACAAAACGATGTAATTCTAGTAGGTCAATTAAGTAATTACGCCGCTAATATGATTTTTCAACAAACAGGTGCTCAAATTAAAACAGTCCCTGTTGATGTCAACGGTTTAGATGTTGATTATATAAAAAAGAACTTTGTAAAAAACAGTATTAGATGCATATATATATGTACCCATAGAGATTATCCAACTACTGTTTCTTTAAGTGCTGAACGACGTTTAGCTCTATTACAATTAGCAAAAAAATATAAATTTGCAATTATTGAAGATGACTACGATTACGATTTTCAATTTGAAGGATCTGCAAGATTACCAATGGCGAGTTCAGATGCAGGTGGAATGATTATTTATTTAGGAAAAATTGGACAGTCTTTATTTCCAAGTTTTCAAACAGGATTTGTGATAGCTCCAGAAGATTTAATATTGGAAGCACGAAATTATTTAGAATTATTAGATAAACAAGGCGATTTAATTCAAGAACAAATGCTATTTGAATTAATTAATGAAGGTGAAATTTACAGACTTACAAAAAAGAACATTGTAATCTATAAAAAAAGAAGAGCTATTTTATGTAAACTTTTAACTCAATATTTTTCAACTATTGCACAATGGAATGTTCCTTCTGGTGGTTTGGCTATGTGGTTGCAATTTTCACCTAAAATATCACTACTAAAATTAGCTAAAGAAGCTGAGAAAAACGATTTATTTCTACCAAAAACAATTCTTTATCAGAACAAAAACACCTGTGCCATTCGTTTTGGTTTTGGACATTTAAATGAAATAGAAATAGAAATTGTTATTAAAAAACTAAAAACAGCTTATAATAACATACTATTAAAATAA